A stretch of the Flavobacterium sp. 5 genome encodes the following:
- a CDS encoding DUF4960 domain-containing protein → MKKLIDKTWTKVSMILALLFIVSACSDSFENGGFDVDSPANTTSFSLNGVAGQIDQKTGKINVTMPYGSDITAIIPKVVLEEGATSNLDTTTPIDFTTPVKYRVINGNLFKDYTVSVMVLSPIKSFTINGMPATINDVSKTISLTLPENTDLTALKPVIEVTQGVAISPTSGTTINFTDPVIFVITSDGKSVNYTANVVLPVKGLVVAFLGTAATRAEISNIDEIIASNWLFENFNGAKYISFTDIQNGYDLSTITVIWWHFDSATNLPSIAYKPEVTTALKNYQTNGGNLLLTTFASQYVDALGIVPSGKGPNNVFGDFPPNGFVDGNSWGMSFVGHENHPIFQGLTTYESGKANLLQAGTFRLNHTAWWFVPEWGGYGNGEGWRTQTGGTNLASEAWDNNLDGRVTIAEFPNSSTDKNVIVISMGAYDWYNETNSSGVPSQSNEFINNIKILTQNSINYLAQNK, encoded by the coding sequence ATGAAAAAACTAATAGATAAAACTTGGACCAAAGTGTCTATGATACTCGCATTACTATTCATTGTTTCAGCCTGTAGTGACAGTTTTGAAAATGGAGGTTTTGATGTTGATTCGCCTGCAAATACTACTTCATTTTCTTTAAATGGAGTAGCAGGGCAAATTGATCAAAAGACAGGAAAAATTAATGTAACGATGCCTTATGGATCTGATATTACAGCTATAATTCCAAAGGTAGTTTTAGAGGAAGGAGCTACTTCAAATTTGGATACAACAACTCCAATAGACTTTACAACTCCGGTTAAATATAGAGTGATTAATGGTAACTTGTTTAAAGATTACACAGTAAGTGTAATGGTTTTGAGCCCGATTAAAAGTTTTACTATTAACGGTATGCCAGCAACAATCAATGACGTTAGTAAAACCATATCACTAACATTACCAGAGAATACTGATTTAACCGCATTGAAACCAGTTATTGAAGTAACTCAGGGAGTTGCGATATCACCGACTTCAGGAACAACAATTAATTTTACAGACCCAGTAATTTTCGTAATAACCTCTGATGGGAAAAGTGTTAATTATACGGCTAATGTGGTTTTACCTGTTAAGGGATTAGTAGTTGCATTTTTAGGAACAGCAGCAACTAGAGCTGAAATATCCAATATAGATGAGATTATAGCTTCAAATTGGTTATTTGAAAATTTTAATGGAGCTAAATATATTTCATTTACTGATATTCAAAACGGTTACGATTTAAGTACAATTACTGTTATTTGGTGGCATTTTGATTCGGCTACTAATTTGCCTTCAATTGCCTATAAACCTGAAGTAACTACTGCTTTAAAAAATTATCAAACCAATGGAGGTAATTTATTGCTTACTACGTTTGCTTCACAATATGTAGATGCTTTGGGAATTGTGCCTTCAGGAAAAGGACCTAATAATGTTTTCGGCGATTTCCCTCCAAATGGATTTGTTGATGGTAATTCTTGGGGAATGTCATTTGTAGGTCACGAAAATCATCCTATTTTTCAAGGATTGACAACTTATGAGAGCGGTAAAGCAAATTTATTGCAAGCGGGTACTTTTAGATTAAATCATACTGCCTGGTGGTTTGTTCCGGAATGGGGTGGATATGGAAATGGAGAAGGATGGAGAACTCAAACAGGAGGAACGAATCTAGCTAGTGAAGCATGGGACAATAACCTTGACGGAAGAGTTACTATTGCAGAATTTCCAAATTCAAGTACTGATAAAAATGTAATTGTAATTTCAATGGGAGCGTATGACTGGTATAATGAAACCAACAGCAGCGGAGTACCAAGTCAATCGAATGAATTTATAAATAATATTAAAATTTTGACTCAGAATAGTATTAATTATTTAGCTCAAAATAAATAA
- a CDS encoding glycoside hydrolase family 32 protein — protein sequence MKNRSIITLSIAFFSLMSCSQNDDSFIGGSISGGESEISNIYPVPPSQWMGGTDPYYSEGYTGDIMPYFENGQFHIFFLHDALNKSPGKGFHDIHEFESSDLATFSYKGKMIPYGNANEADFAVGTGSVVKVGSMYYFYYTGHNEMPAFMQSNARESVLCATSTDLKTWKKNTAFKITAPAGYYNFDFRDPHVFYNDELQKYSMLVSTQTEPGRKAVLLHFTSTDPASGKWDVQGPIYTTTAEDNYLMMECADVFKMGNYWYLLFSENWGQSKGTHYRMASSINGPWIKPENDRFDGEYFYAAKTASDGNKRYAFGWSPRKLPENDGGNKEWAGNMVIHELTQGTDGKLGIKAPESVKNLFTENTVITLDNKVGDVTVSNANYTLSGDAKATFKSIGKKAKINAKFTLGNTTGSAGFMFYVDGTENYYKIAFEPSNNLIVGYNSQLRTETKIPFNFESSVSYTIEIITEGSVCVLYIDGKVALSNRIYGRDKTNWGIFSNDQNFTISNLEVKKTK from the coding sequence ATGAAAAACAGAAGTATTATAACGCTGTCGATCGCCTTCTTTTCGCTAATGTCATGTAGTCAAAATGATGATAGCTTTATTGGAGGTTCGATTTCAGGTGGCGAATCAGAAATAAGTAATATTTATCCAGTTCCCCCATCTCAATGGATGGGCGGAACGGATCCTTATTATAGTGAAGGGTATACAGGGGATATTATGCCCTATTTTGAAAATGGTCAATTTCATATTTTTTTCCTGCATGATGCACTAAATAAATCTCCGGGGAAAGGATTTCATGATATACATGAATTTGAGAGTTCTGATTTGGCAACGTTTTCATATAAAGGCAAAATGATTCCTTATGGCAACGCAAATGAAGCAGATTTTGCAGTAGGAACAGGTTCTGTTGTAAAAGTGGGAAGTATGTATTACTTTTATTATACAGGCCATAATGAAATGCCTGCTTTTATGCAGTCAAATGCTCGTGAAAGTGTTCTATGTGCAACGAGTACTGATTTAAAAACATGGAAAAAGAATACTGCATTTAAAATAACTGCACCTGCTGGGTATTACAACTTTGATTTCAGAGATCCGCATGTGTTTTATAATGATGAATTGCAAAAATATTCCATGTTAGTAAGCACACAAACAGAGCCAGGAAGAAAGGCAGTTTTATTGCATTTCACAAGTACTGATCCAGCATCTGGTAAATGGGATGTGCAAGGACCTATTTACACTACAACTGCAGAAGACAATTATTTGATGATGGAATGTGCTGATGTATTTAAGATGGGGAATTATTGGTACTTGCTTTTTTCTGAAAATTGGGGCCAATCAAAAGGGACTCATTACAGAATGGCAAGTTCAATCAATGGACCTTGGATAAAACCTGAAAATGATAGATTTGATGGCGAATATTTTTATGCAGCAAAAACGGCTTCAGATGGAAATAAACGATATGCTTTTGGTTGGTCACCTAGAAAACTACCTGAAAATGATGGTGGAAATAAAGAATGGGCAGGTAATATGGTGATTCATGAGTTGACTCAAGGCACAGATGGAAAATTAGGGATAAAAGCTCCAGAATCTGTGAAAAATCTTTTTACTGAAAATACTGTAATAACACTAGACAATAAGGTAGGAGATGTTACGGTTAGTAACGCAAATTACACTCTTTCTGGTGATGCTAAAGCGACATTCAAATCAATAGGAAAGAAAGCGAAAATAAATGCGAAGTTTACATTAGGGAATACAACTGGTTCTGCTGGATTTATGTTTTATGTTGATGGTACAGAGAATTATTATAAAATTGCCTTTGAACCATCTAATAATCTAATTGTAGGTTACAATTCACAATTACGAACGGAGACAAAAATTCCGTTTAATTTTGAATCGTCTGTTTCTTATACTATTGAAATTATTACAGAAGGCAGTGTATGTGTTTTGTATATTGATGGTAAAGTAGCTTTAAGTAATAGAATTTATGGAAGAGATAAAACCAATTGGGGTATATTTAGTAATGATCAAAATTTTACTATTTCAAACCTAGAAGTGAAAAAAACAAAATAA